A genomic segment from Bradyrhizobium sp. ISRA430 encodes:
- a CDS encoding metalloregulator ArsR/SmtB family transcription factor, translating into MSSTPDLLFKTLADPTRRSIFERLCRDGEQTVGALTARSGVSQPAVSKHLGALKQAGLVRDRHEGRQTHYSAEPGALNPLIDWTSQMAGFWQNRLDALEYLLKRMDQ; encoded by the coding sequence ATGTCGAGCACCCCCGACCTGCTGTTCAAAACCCTGGCCGATCCGACCCGACGGTCGATCTTCGAGCGGCTATGCCGCGACGGGGAGCAGACGGTCGGGGCGCTGACGGCCCGATCCGGCGTTTCACAGCCGGCGGTCTCGAAACATCTTGGCGCGCTGAAGCAGGCGGGGCTCGTGCGCGACCGCCACGAGGGCCGCCAGACCCATTACAGCGCAGAGCCCGGCGCGCTGAATCCGCTGATCGACTGGACGAGCCAGATGGCCGGATTCTGGCAGAACCGGCTCGATGCGCTCGAATATCTCCTGAAGAGGATGGACCAATGA
- a CDS encoding DUF1801 domain-containing protein, which translates to MKKIATAAKKTGSEAEGASASHLIDAKIQELGDWRGKMLSRLRTLIREADPDVVEELKWRGVPVWSHDGIICRGETYKAAVKMTFAKGAALEDPAGLFNSSLEGNVRRAIDFPEGAKIDEKALKALIRAAVALNTSKAKSKTKAKGKSAKASA; encoded by the coding sequence ATGAAGAAGATCGCAACAGCAGCCAAGAAGACCGGCAGCGAGGCGGAAGGGGCTTCAGCATCCCATTTGATCGACGCGAAAATCCAGGAGCTTGGCGATTGGCGAGGCAAGATGTTGAGCCGGCTCCGGACCCTGATCAGGGAGGCCGATCCCGACGTCGTCGAGGAATTGAAGTGGCGCGGCGTGCCGGTGTGGTCGCACGACGGAATCATCTGCAGGGGCGAGACCTACAAGGCCGCCGTGAAGATGACTTTTGCAAAGGGCGCGGCGCTGGAGGACCCCGCGGGCCTCTTCAATTCCAGTCTCGAAGGGAATGTGAGGCGCGCCATCGATTTTCCCGAGGGCGCGAAGATCGACGAAAAGGCGCTGAAAGCGCTCATCCGCGCGGCCGTCGCCCTGAACACGTCCAAAGCCAAATCCAAGACCAAGGCCAAAGGCAAATCTGCCAAAGCTTCGGCTTAA
- a CDS encoding SUMF1/EgtB/PvdO family nonheme iron enzyme, whose protein sequence is MGEIRNFRSGSHDEPPHGAMPRRLAAIIVGDIASYSRLMQADEEGTHVRVKRIERDLIQPTIVEHHGSLVKTTGDGFIAIFDSPVEAVRCSIVIQQNLIGRNASLPKHSRIEYRIGVNLGDVIVEPDDIYGDGVNIATRIEGIAEPGQVYISGAIYEQIKHKVVCGYEALGDHKVKNITDPVRIYRVLPDADAVGRTRSRRENALMFLLAIMVLVIAAGVLWYLLTQPGRVGEQAATPTASPAASPSPQPSPREATTQTPQPSPSLASSPAPASATPFREPQMVAIRGGSFAMGSNDDPTERPVHQVSVKPFSIGKYPVTVQEWNECAAAKACGFTAAGNDDAPVANVSWTDAQQYAAWLAQAAKKAYRLPSEAEWEYAARGGTQTKYWWGDKLQPGMAGCKDCGDLAAEQPGKVGSFKPNPFGLYDMGGGVDQWVEDCWHRTYQGAPGDGTAWTGGDCASHVLRSGSWKNDSRYVRPSNRDGYDTNVRYPTHGFRVALSP, encoded by the coding sequence GTGGGCGAAATTCGCAATTTCAGATCCGGAAGTCATGACGAGCCGCCGCACGGCGCAATGCCTCGTCGTCTCGCCGCGATCATTGTCGGTGACATCGCTTCCTACAGTCGCTTGATGCAGGCCGACGAGGAGGGCACGCATGTTCGCGTCAAGCGGATCGAGCGGGATCTCATCCAGCCCACCATCGTCGAGCACCACGGAAGTCTGGTGAAGACGACGGGCGACGGCTTCATCGCCATTTTCGATAGTCCCGTCGAAGCTGTCAGATGCAGTATCGTCATCCAGCAGAACCTCATCGGCCGCAATGCCTCGCTTCCGAAGCATTCCCGGATCGAATATCGGATCGGCGTCAATCTCGGTGACGTCATCGTCGAGCCGGACGATATCTACGGCGACGGCGTCAACATCGCCACGCGCATCGAGGGTATCGCCGAGCCCGGTCAGGTCTATATCTCCGGCGCGATCTACGAGCAGATCAAGCACAAGGTGGTGTGCGGCTATGAGGCGCTTGGCGATCACAAGGTCAAGAACATCACCGATCCCGTGCGGATCTATCGCGTGCTACCGGACGCAGATGCCGTCGGCAGGACGCGAAGCCGGCGCGAGAATGCCTTGATGTTTCTCCTGGCCATCATGGTGCTGGTCATTGCCGCCGGCGTGCTCTGGTATCTGCTGACGCAGCCGGGCAGGGTGGGCGAACAGGCCGCGACGCCGACCGCTTCGCCGGCCGCATCCCCGAGCCCGCAGCCTTCGCCGCGCGAAGCGACGACGCAGACGCCGCAACCGTCTCCTTCATTGGCTTCGTCGCCCGCCCCGGCGTCGGCGACGCCCTTCCGCGAACCCCAGATGGTCGCCATTCGCGGCGGCAGCTTCGCAATGGGAAGCAATGATGATCCGACCGAACGCCCGGTCCACCAGGTCTCGGTCAAGCCGTTCTCGATCGGCAAATATCCGGTAACAGTGCAGGAGTGGAACGAATGCGCCGCTGCCAAGGCGTGTGGATTCACCGCCGCCGGCAACGACGATGCGCCGGTCGCCAATGTGAGCTGGACCGATGCGCAACAATACGCCGCCTGGCTCGCGCAGGCAGCGAAGAAGGCCTACCGGCTTCCGAGCGAAGCCGAATGGGAATACGCGGCGCGCGGCGGAACGCAGACCAAGTATTGGTGGGGCGACAAGCTGCAGCCGGGTATGGCCGGGTGCAAGGATTGCGGTGACCTCGCCGCCGAGCAGCCGGGGAAAGTCGGCAGCTTCAAGCCCAACCCATTCGGACTCTACGACATGGGTGGCGGCGTCGATCAGTGGGTCGAGGACTGCTGGCACAGGACCTATCAGGGTGCGCCCGGCGACGGAACGGCATGGACCGGTGGAGATTGCGCCTCGCACGTCCTGCGTTCGGGCTCCTGGAAGAACGATTCGCGGTATGTGCGGCCATCCAACCGCGATGGTTACGATACCAATGTTCGTTACCCGACGCATGGATTCCGCGTCGCGCTCAGTCCTTAA
- a CDS encoding SRPBCC domain-containing protein yields MTEAATELRSVIIEREMAFPPERVWRALTQPHLIEEWLMKNDFKPVVGHKFNLRGEWGGVLDCEVLTIEPHRSLAYTWNFTHEDANFDLRSVVTFTLTPAGGGTHLRVEQAGFRPTQKQAYGGAHAGWKQFFAKLEEVLARTE; encoded by the coding sequence ATGACAGAAGCTGCGACTGAGCTGCGCTCCGTGATCATCGAACGCGAGATGGCTTTTCCGCCGGAAAGGGTCTGGCGCGCGCTGACGCAGCCGCATCTGATCGAGGAATGGCTGATGAAGAACGACTTCAAGCCCGTCGTTGGCCACAAGTTCAACCTTCGCGGCGAGTGGGGCGGCGTGCTGGACTGCGAGGTTCTCACCATCGAGCCGCATAGAAGCCTCGCCTACACCTGGAATTTCACGCACGAGGACGCGAACTTCGATCTCAGAAGCGTCGTGACCTTTACGCTCACCCCGGCGGGCGGCGGCACCCATCTGCGCGTGGAGCAGGCAGGTTTCCGGCCCACCCAGAAGCAGGCCTATGGCGGCGCCCATGCCGGGTGGAAGCAGTTCTTTGCAAAACTCGAGGAGGTGCTGGCGCGGACGGAGTGA
- a CDS encoding DUF4399 domain-containing protein produces MKIIRCVALAAALALLPGVAYSQGKTAPKDAKLYFITPHDGQKVRSGFWVRFGLRNMGVTHAGDDYQNAGHHHLLVDVNDPIDPKEPIAQDKSHLHFGAGQTETFLELPPGTHTLQLVLGDAKHYPFAPPVVSEKITIRVRQPVSAAK; encoded by the coding sequence ATGAAAATCATTCGCTGCGTCGCGCTGGCGGCGGCGCTCGCCCTGCTCCCGGGCGTCGCCTATTCGCAGGGCAAGACCGCCCCCAAGGACGCAAAGCTCTATTTCATCACCCCGCATGACGGGCAGAAGGTCCGCAGCGGATTCTGGGTCCGGTTCGGCCTGCGCAACATGGGCGTGACGCATGCCGGCGACGACTATCAGAACGCCGGCCATCATCATCTATTGGTCGACGTCAACGATCCCATCGATCCCAAGGAGCCGATCGCGCAGGACAAATCGCATCTGCACTTCGGGGCGGGACAGACCGAGACCTTCCTCGAGCTTCCGCCTGGGACGCACACGCTGCAGCTCGTGCTGGGCGATGCGAAGCACTATCCGTTCGCGCCGCCCGTCGTGTCGGAGAAGATCACGATACGCGTCAGGCAGCCCGTTTCAGCCGCTAAGTGA
- a CDS encoding DsrE family protein, whose translation MNRRNILWSAVSSLGAMFAARGAKAATEANASDKLKVVYHLSDAEKVSFVLGNIQNHIDGVGGPEHVTIALVIHGPALKAFHSAHANPDIGKRIGDFSKDGVELAACGNTMRAQNVTLRDLLPGFVSAEKGGVVRLAELQSQGYIYLRP comes from the coding sequence ATGAACCGGCGCAATATCCTCTGGAGCGCGGTTTCCAGCTTGGGCGCGATGTTCGCTGCCCGAGGCGCGAAAGCTGCAACGGAGGCCAATGCGAGCGACAAGCTCAAGGTCGTCTATCACCTGAGCGATGCCGAGAAGGTCAGTTTCGTACTCGGCAACATCCAGAACCATATCGACGGCGTCGGCGGTCCCGAGCATGTGACGATTGCGCTGGTGATCCACGGGCCGGCGTTGAAGGCGTTTCACTCGGCGCACGCCAACCCCGATATCGGCAAGCGGATCGGCGATTTCTCCAAGGACGGCGTCGAGCTCGCCGCCTGCGGCAACACGATGAGGGCGCAGAACGTCACGCTCAGGGATCTGCTGCCCGGCTTCGTCAGTGCGGAGAAAGGCGGCGTGGTTCGTCTCGCCGAACTCCAGTCGCAGGGTTACATCTACTTGCGGCCTTGA
- a CDS encoding 2-oxoacid:acceptor oxidoreductase subunit alpha, with amino-acid sequence MSDKKPISSVNDFVVRFANVNGSGSASANELFARAILRHGVPVSPRNIFPSNIQGLPTWYEVRVTEAGHLGARGGVDMMVAMNPQTWDKDVAGIEPGGYLFYDSTKPMPSTKFRDDITVIGVPLTAITNSTYTDPRQRQLFKNIIYLGALSALLDMDPKVIEQLIGEQYKGKEKLLSSNVHALHLGRDWALQNLKCPIGLRVKKADKVGDRIFIEGNSAAALGAVYGGATVCAWYPITPSSSVAEAFTSHCKKYRHDPETGKAKYAIVQGEDELASIGIVIGASWNGARAFTATSGPGISLMTEFIGLSYFAEIPAVIMNIQRAGPSTGMPTRTQQCDVIACAYASHGDTKHVLLFPEDPAEAFEFAAAAFDLAERLQTTIFLMLDLDIGMNHRLCRPLKWDDARQYDRGKIMTAEMLEEGRDFGRYLDVDGDGIPYRTYPGTHPTKGSYFTRGTSRDRYARYSEEGPVYADNMQRLVRKFETAQDLVPRPLQANAERPTKYGVIYFGSTSPAMDEAIGLLEARGHQLDRLRIRAFPFHSSVASFLAEHDFVYVVEQNRDSQLRQLIVNENGIDPVRLVPIVHYDGTPITARFIAKAIGDHQDHLKVTPLRKAVS; translated from the coding sequence ATGTCCGACAAAAAGCCGATCAGCAGCGTAAACGACTTCGTCGTCCGCTTTGCCAACGTCAACGGCTCGGGCTCGGCCAGCGCCAACGAACTGTTCGCCCGCGCGATCCTGCGCCATGGCGTGCCGGTCTCCCCGCGCAACATCTTTCCGTCCAACATCCAGGGCCTGCCGACCTGGTACGAGGTGCGGGTGACGGAAGCCGGCCATCTCGGCGCCCGCGGCGGCGTCGACATGATGGTGGCGATGAACCCGCAGACCTGGGACAAGGACGTCGCCGGCATCGAGCCCGGCGGCTATCTGTTTTACGATTCCACCAAGCCGATGCCGTCGACCAAATTCCGAGACGACATCACCGTGATCGGCGTGCCGCTGACCGCGATCACCAATTCGACCTACACCGATCCACGCCAGCGCCAGCTCTTCAAGAACATCATCTATCTCGGCGCGCTCTCCGCTCTGCTCGACATGGATCCGAAGGTGATCGAGCAGCTCATCGGCGAGCAGTACAAGGGCAAGGAGAAGCTGCTCTCCTCCAACGTCCACGCGCTGCATCTCGGCCGCGACTGGGCGCTGCAGAACCTGAAATGCCCGATCGGGCTGCGTGTGAAGAAAGCCGACAAGGTCGGCGACCGCATCTTCATCGAGGGCAACAGCGCCGCGGCGCTCGGCGCCGTCTATGGCGGCGCGACGGTATGTGCCTGGTATCCGATCACGCCATCATCGTCGGTGGCGGAGGCCTTCACCAGCCACTGCAAAAAGTACCGGCACGATCCTGAGACCGGCAAGGCAAAATACGCGATCGTCCAGGGCGAGGACGAGCTCGCCTCGATCGGCATCGTGATCGGCGCGTCCTGGAACGGCGCCCGCGCCTTCACCGCGACCTCGGGCCCGGGCATCTCGCTGATGACGGAGTTCATCGGCCTGTCCTACTTCGCCGAGATCCCGGCCGTGATCATGAACATCCAGCGCGCCGGCCCCTCGACGGGCATGCCGACACGCACCCAGCAATGCGATGTCATCGCCTGCGCCTATGCCTCGCATGGCGACACCAAGCATGTGCTGCTGTTCCCGGAAGATCCGGCCGAGGCGTTCGAGTTCGCTGCCGCGGCCTTCGACCTCGCCGAGCGGCTGCAGACCACGATCTTCCTGATGCTCGACCTCGACATCGGCATGAACCATCGCCTCTGCCGTCCGCTGAAGTGGGACGATGCGCGCCAATACGACCGCGGCAAGATCATGACCGCGGAGATGCTGGAGGAAGGCCGCGACTTCGGCCGCTATCTCGACGTCGACGGCGACGGCATCCCCTACCGCACCTATCCCGGCACGCATCCGACCAAGGGCTCCTATTTCACCCGCGGCACCTCGCGCGACCGCTATGCGCGCTATTCCGAGGAAGGCCCCGTCTACGCCGACAACATGCAGCGCCTGGTGCGCAAATTCGAGACGGCGCAGGACCTCGTGCCGCGGCCGCTGCAAGCCAATGCGGAACGGCCGACCAAATATGGCGTGATCTATTTCGGCTCGACTTCGCCGGCGATGGACGAGGCGATCGGACTGTTGGAAGCGCGCGGGCATCAGCTCGATCGCCTGCGCATCCGCGCCTTCCCGTTCCATTCCAGCGTGGCGAGCTTCCTCGCCGAGCACGATTTCGTCTACGTGGTCGAGCAGAACCGCGACAGCCAGCTCCGCCAGCTCATCGTCAACGAGAACGGCATCGACCCGGTGCGCCTCGTGCCGATCGTGCATTACGACGGCACGCCGATCACCGCCCGTTTCATCGCGAAAGCCATTGGCGACCACCAGGATCACCTCAAGGTGACCCCGCTCCGCAAGGCCGTGTCATGA
- a CDS encoding SpoVR family protein: MTERLFEGADWDFHTLQRVHDACEELATKDLGLDVYPNQIEVITAEQMLDAYSSVGMPLFYKHWSFGKHFAFHEASYRKGLMGLAYEIVINSSPCISYLMEENTATMQTLVIAHAAFGHNHFFKNNYLFKQWTDADGILDYLDFAKNYVASCEERHGRIEVERTLDAAHALMSHGIDRYPGKKKLDLRAEEKRAGRRRQHEEEVFNDLWRTVPKGAAKSRSALSIERRRKLLGLPQENLLYFLEKSAPRLAPWQRELLRIVRHIAQYFYPQSQTKVMNEGTATYVHYRIMSKLHQQGRISDGNFLEFLQSHTNVVFQPEFDDPRFSGFNPYALGFAVMQDIERIVSKPEDEDREWFPDIAGKGDVMGVLRDVWANYRDESFIGQFLSPRLMRHFRMFHLHDDPEERAGIRVDAIHDERGFRRVRRELARQHDVGFIDANIEVVDVDLSGDRRLILHHHVIKGSQLNETDAKRVLQHLADLWTYDVSLIEVDANDKVVREYVVSPRPLPAAA, encoded by the coding sequence ATGACGGAACGATTGTTCGAAGGTGCGGATTGGGACTTCCACACCCTGCAGCGCGTTCACGACGCCTGCGAGGAGTTGGCGACAAAGGATCTCGGGCTCGACGTCTATCCGAACCAGATCGAGGTCATCACCGCCGAGCAGATGCTGGATGCCTATTCGTCCGTAGGCATGCCGCTGTTCTACAAGCACTGGTCGTTCGGCAAGCACTTCGCGTTCCACGAGGCTTCCTATCGCAAGGGCCTGATGGGGCTCGCCTATGAGATCGTGATCAACTCCTCGCCCTGCATCTCCTACCTGATGGAGGAGAATACGGCGACGATGCAGACGCTGGTGATCGCGCACGCCGCCTTCGGCCACAATCATTTCTTCAAGAACAACTATCTGTTCAAGCAGTGGACTGACGCCGACGGTATTCTGGACTATCTGGATTTCGCCAAGAACTACGTCGCGAGTTGCGAGGAGCGCCACGGCCGCATCGAGGTCGAGCGCACGCTGGATGCCGCCCATGCGCTGATGTCGCACGGCATCGACCGCTATCCCGGCAAGAAGAAGCTGGACCTGCGCGCCGAAGAGAAGCGGGCAGGGCGGCGCCGCCAGCACGAGGAGGAGGTCTTCAACGACCTCTGGCGCACCGTGCCGAAGGGAGCGGCCAAGAGCCGATCCGCGCTCAGCATCGAACGCCGCCGCAAGCTGCTGGGCCTGCCGCAGGAAAACCTGCTCTACTTCCTGGAGAAGAGCGCGCCGCGGCTGGCGCCCTGGCAGCGCGAGCTCTTGCGCATCGTCCGGCACATCGCGCAGTATTTCTACCCGCAGAGCCAGACCAAGGTGATGAACGAGGGGACGGCGACCTACGTCCACTATCGCATCATGAGCAAGCTGCACCAGCAGGGCCGCATCAGCGACGGCAACTTCCTCGAATTCCTGCAATCGCACACCAACGTCGTATTCCAGCCCGAATTCGACGATCCGCGCTTCTCCGGATTCAACCCCTATGCGCTCGGCTTCGCTGTGATGCAGGACATCGAGCGCATCGTCAGCAAGCCCGAGGACGAGGACCGCGAATGGTTCCCGGACATCGCCGGCAAAGGCGACGTGATGGGCGTGCTGCGCGACGTCTGGGCCAACTATCGCGATGAGAGCTTCATTGGCCAGTTCCTCAGTCCGCGCCTGATGCGGCACTTCCGGATGTTCCACCTGCACGACGATCCCGAGGAGCGCGCCGGAATCCGGGTGGATGCCATTCACGACGAGCGCGGCTTCCGCCGGGTGCGGCGTGAGCTGGCGCGGCAGCATGATGTCGGCTTCATCGACGCCAATATCGAGGTGGTCGACGTCGATTTGTCCGGCGACCGCCGGCTGATCCTGCACCACCACGTCATCAAGGGCTCGCAGCTCAACGAGACCGACGCCAAGCGGGTGCTTCAGCATCTCGCCGATCTCTGGACCTATGACGTCTCGCTGATCGAGGTCGATGCCAACGACAAGGTTGTGCGCGAATACGTCGTGAGCCCGCGGCCGCTGCCGGCGGCGGCCTGA
- a CDS encoding 2-oxoacid:ferredoxin oxidoreductase subunit beta encodes MTYIAKPKFHHPGLKKNELGYTHRDYEGKISTLCAGCGHDSITASIIEACYELSIEPHRVAKISGIGCSSKTPDYFLGNSHGFNSVHGRMPSVLTGANLANRDLIYLGVSGDGDSASIGFGQFAHSIRRGVNMTYIVENNGVYGLTKGQFSATADRGSKSKKGVTNTDNAIDLVAIALQLGATFVARSFSGDKTQLVPLIAAAIRHKGASFIDVISPCIAFNNHAGSTKSFDYVREHNDAVNRLDVLVGRDPIAVDYAPGTVQMVEQHDGSRIALRKIDADYDPHDRLGAMTFLQKHAAKGQIVTGLLYVDPEAEDLHEHLNTVETPLNALEADTLCPGSAVLDKINASLR; translated from the coding sequence ATGACCTACATTGCAAAGCCGAAGTTTCATCATCCGGGCCTGAAGAAGAACGAGCTCGGCTACACGCATCGCGACTACGAGGGCAAGATCTCGACGCTGTGCGCCGGCTGCGGTCACGACTCGATCACCGCCTCGATCATCGAGGCCTGCTACGAGCTGTCGATCGAGCCGCATCGGGTGGCGAAGATATCCGGCATCGGCTGCTCGTCGAAGACGCCGGATTACTTCCTCGGCAATTCGCACGGCTTCAACTCCGTGCACGGGCGCATGCCGTCGGTGCTCACGGGCGCCAACCTCGCCAACCGCGATTTGATCTATCTCGGCGTTTCCGGCGACGGTGATTCCGCATCCATCGGCTTCGGCCAGTTCGCGCATTCGATCCGGCGCGGCGTCAACATGACCTATATCGTCGAGAACAACGGCGTCTACGGCCTGACCAAGGGCCAGTTCTCGGCGACCGCCGACCGTGGCTCGAAGTCCAAGAAGGGCGTGACCAACACCGACAACGCCATCGACCTCGTGGCGATCGCGCTGCAGTTAGGGGCCACCTTCGTCGCGCGCAGCTTCTCCGGCGACAAGACCCAGCTCGTGCCGCTGATCGCCGCCGCGATCCGCCACAAGGGCGCATCCTTCATCGACGTGATCAGCCCATGCATCGCCTTCAACAATCACGCCGGCTCGACCAAGAGCTTCGACTATGTCCGCGAGCACAACGATGCCGTAAACCGGCTCGACGTGCTGGTCGGCCGCGACCCGATCGCGGTCGATTACGCGCCGGGCACGGTGCAGATGGTCGAGCAGCATGACGGCAGCAGGATCGCGCTGCGCAAGATCGATGCCGATTACGATCCGCACGACCGGCTCGGGGCGATGACCTTCCTGCAGAAGCACGCCGCCAAGGGACAGATCGTCACCGGCCTGCTCTATGTCGATCCCGAGGCGGAAGACCTGCACGAGCACCTCAACACGGTCGAGACGCCGCTCAACGCGCTGGAGGCGGACACGCTCTGCCCGGGCTCGGCGGTGCTGGACAAGATCAACGCCAGCCTGCGTTGA